From the Conger conger chromosome 14, fConCon1.1, whole genome shotgun sequence genome, one window contains:
- the LOC133110679 gene encoding beta-catenin-interacting protein 1-like, translating to MNREEAPGKSPEEMYVQQKVRVLLMLKKMGSNLTPSEEAFLRNYAGVVHSQMSQLPQHPIEQGAEDGVMAFSRSETEDRRQ from the exons ATGAACCGCGAGGAGGCCCCGGGGAAGTCTCCGGAGGAGATGTATGTGCAGCAGAAGGTGCGCGTGCTGCTGATGCTGAAGAAGATGGGATCTAAT CTGACCCCGAGTGAGGAGGCGTTTCTGCGGAACTACGCAGGTGTGGTGCACAGCCAGATGAGCCAGTTACCACAGCACCCCATTGAGCAAG GTGCTGAGGATGGGGTGATGGCCTTCTCCAGATCTGAGACGGAGGACCGGAGGCAGTGA